The region cTCAGATATATATTGGTTATGTTACTTGTATATTGAATCTGATATTGTCGTTAAGGTGtttgattaaatattttaaagtaaatatatatgtatatataagcgATTGTTGTTAGAGTGTATCAGGTGTTTCTAGTGGAGTTGTTTAACAAGATTGGGAAGCAGAATGGTGGCAAGGCCTTCTTCCTAGCCCTTTACAGTTCCAAAAGTTTTGCCTAAATATTTTTAGGGAGCTAGACTGTTAGGTTTGGACTTTTCTTGAGACCAGTGGTCATTAGAGGCCTATAAGAAAGTACATgcctgtttttttttaaaaaaaaaagcatatgCACATATTAAAAttctaaaatactaattaaaaatgGTAATAAGACTATTGATTAGTAGGCTAGGCATGCACAAGTGACATCCTACGGAAGTGGATAAAATTGTGAGGGATAATAAGTTGAATGTGGACATATATGTCACGATAGATGTCATCACGAGGAATCTGACCCCTTCCTTCGTAAGTAACACCGCCATTTaaaaagataatgaaaataacTCAAAGAAGTAATACAAAGGTAGAATAGTGGTgatgaatgagagagaaagtTCGAGTGTTGGCATTGTAACTAACTAATGGGAAAGTCTTGGCTTTATTTTGTAGCAGTGGATTACCAATCACTGCTCTAAATCTACTCTATTATGAGAATAACGTATGGGGTAGGGGAATAAAAACTACTGCTCAAACGAAAAGTTTCCACATGTTGCAGTTAAAAAGAATTATGCTGGTGAATGTAATCTGATTATGGTTTTATTAAAATTTTCGAATTTACCCTAGCGCCACCTCACCTCGCCTGTTCCCACACCAAACCCAGACCAGACCAGGTGTGAGTTGTTAGACAATCAAACTGAAGACAGAGCAGAGAAGAAGAATCCAAACTAATGATTGTGTCTATTTGGTTTGGTATTATATGGATGACTATAATATCTTGAAGATCTATGTTTAGATGGCTAATATTTTAAGATTTATTTTGTTTACAGTTTTATAAGCCATTAATTTTGAGTGATTTATATTGTAGGTTTTAACttgatgatatattttttttcaattttctttaTTAGATTGAGGAATATGATTTATTGATTTTCAAAGTTAAATTTGACATGAATTTAAAATTTTTGAAGTTTACGAAGTAGGTTCAACGCAACCCGAACAACACTATAGATAGTAGAATTGGGTTGtagaataaaaatattttgaatggGTTATAATTTCTCTATGCCAATGTAGTTTTGTTGGCTGATTAAAATGCCCTCAACCCAGTCAACCCAACCAATGTCCATCCCTAATCGCAAGCCATAATATTCTGTTATGTTTTCAGATTGACAACCATGTCGGATGCTGATTCTAATGCTGCGGCTGCCACTACTACCATTGCCGCCACCATCGCCCAACCACCGACAGTTACCAAATCTCCAGTGAAGGAGACAAAACGCTGGGCTGATATGGAAGATGAGGAGTCAAACAACCCCGAGTCTAGTTCAAATTCAGAGATAAACATTGATAATTTGAAAATCGACGAGGACAAGAAGATAAACAAGTTCCTAGATGAGCCAGAAGATTCCAATATCAAAGCTGTAAGATTGATTCATTCCCACCCCTTATTTGGATTTTGGTTTTGGACTAAAGTTAATGCTTGATTTTTTATTTGGATACAAAATTGAGGGTTTAGGAATTTGAGGCCAAGTcagttgataatttttttttctccttgGGGAACAGGTTGTATCTGGGGAGACGCCTTACACTTCAGCTAAAACTTTTGAGGAATTGGAACTTAGAGAGGAGTTGCTCAAGGGCTTGTACGTGGAGATGAAGTTTCAGAAACCCAGTAAGATCCAAGCTATTAGTTTGCCAATGATCTTGACCCCTCCGCATAAGGATTTGATTGCCCAAGCACATAATGGGTCTGGTAAGACCACTTGTTTTGTGCTTGGAATGTTAAGTCGTGTTGATCCCCAGCTCAAGGCTCCTCAAGCCATTTGCATCTGTCCCACTAGAGAGTTGGCTATTCAGGTACCAATCaagttatttattttatatgttttattattTGTAATTGACTTGTATCTGGAAGAAAGCATTCGGTGTGAGCAAGTTAGCAAATTTGCCACAAAATTTAGTTGACAGGACAGATACATTGGTGTCATTGAGTTGTAGGCTTAGTTGAAAGGATACAGTGTCAGTGAAACTATAGAaattatttttaggttttaaagaAATTATCGGTTATCCAAATAGTGATTTGTTTTCAATGAATCATTTTCTTGGTGCCCTTTTGGTTAAACTttggttatgttttgtttttatgaCCAAGTAAATTTGAACGTCTTTTACCTTTGGTTGATGAAATGAATGAATGGCAGAATTTGGAAGTTCTTCTTAAAATGGGGAGGTACTCGGGAATAAGTTCGGAGTGTGCCGTTCCGATGGACAGCACAAACTATATATCCATTAACAAACGGCCACCTGTGTCGTCTCAAATAGTAATTGGGACACCTGGTACAATTAAGAAATGGATGTCTGCCAAGAAATTGGGGGTTAGTAATGTGAAGATTCTTGTTTTTGACGAGGCTGATCACATGCTCGCAGAGGTAACTAAAATCTCCGAAATAAGTTGATGTTTGATAGAGTTAAGTTTTATATGTCACTTATGCTTGATAGCTTATTTAaaatttcctgcaggatggcttTAAAGATGATTCTTTGAGAATAAAGAAGGATATTGAGAGAAGCAGTCCTCACTGCCAGGTTTGTTGAATCTCTCAGGTTTCTCACTAGCCTTATTTAGAACGATCCTCATTTTTCGTTCATGATATCTTCTGAAACTGTTTATGCAGTTGCTTTTCAGGGTTTTCGGAATGGTGATCAACTAATATCTCACTTTGTCAGGTGCTTCTGTTTTCTGCAACTTTTAATGAAACAGTCAAGAATTTTGTTTCGAAGATAGTTAAAGATTACAACCAGCTCTTCGTGAAGAAAGAAGACTTATCTCTGGAGTCTGTCAAGCAGTACAAGGTCTTTTGTCCAGATGAGATGACCAAGATTAAAATAATTAAAGAGAGAATATTTGATCTGGGTGAAAACCTTGGACAAAGGATTATTTTTGTTCGAACACGAAACAGTGCAAGCATGCTGCATAAACAGCTTGTGGACGATGGGTATGCTGTTACGACCATCCAAGGTGCCAACACACCAGAAGAGAGAGACAAAATTGTTAAAGAGTTTAAAGATGGTTTGACTCAAGTTCTTATTTCAACTGACCTTCTTGCTCGGGGTTTCGACCAACAACAGGTTCCGCTCTCATGAATATacctgttttcttctttctttaagTTATTCCTTTGGTATTGTGCCCACGAGTGCTGAATAATATTTGTCTTTGTAGATTAATTTGGTGATCAACTATGATTTGCCGATTAAGTATGATACCCAAGAGCCTGATTATGAGGTTTACTTGCACCGAATTGGAAGGGCTGGTCGGTTTGGGAGGAAGGGTAAGTTTGAAACCATGTTTTGCATTAGTCATTGTTATGTTGAGTTTTTGAGAATACCAACCAACAATTGACAGTGATTGCTGGTTTGTGTTTTGTGTTGCAGGGGCTGTATTTAACTTAATTTGTGGTGATAGAGATGAAGCAACAATGAGAAAGATCGAGCTCTACTTTCAGAGTGAAGTGACTGTGGTAAGTTTGGCTTTGATGATTGATATGTTTCTAACAGAGTGTATATGTTTTCAGTCTAATTTTTTGTTTGCTACTTCTATTAATTGCAGGTTAAGAATACTGATGAAGACTTTGAAAAGGCATTGAAGCAATCGGGTCTACTTTGAttgaaatttatatgattatgattattttttttcCCTTGTACGAGTATTAGACAGTCTTCCCACATTCCCATTTTGTATTTAAAAGCTTTTGTCGTTTAAAGgaaaataaatatatacaatTGTTTTGTGGAGCTGGTGTGGCATAACGTATGCTGTGTTTTGAGTTGACAGATGTATCTAATTACTCAAATACATCTTTCATTTTTTAATGCAGTTTTGAATAGGTGAATTCTCTCATATTTCAAcataatctatatatttatataaatatataaatgagtGCTACAACTTTAAAATCTCTCGAAACTACTCAAtctatttctcttttttttttctaactttttattctacttttttttctttcaaatttatgattattagttaataattaaagaagaaaaaactaaaatatctaaactatctatatatatatatatatctaatatcTAAACAAAAATATCCATCCATAACAGCAATGTCTTTTGTagcttattttttttgtaaaataataataatgataacacTAAAACCACTTAAGCCCATTTTAGTAATTCCTCCTTGTGCTAATAGTTTTAACTTATGGAAATTACAATTTCTACCACAAGATTCATATTTCTATTCTCACCCATTATTTCCAATATAATTGGCACTTAAATTAAACCCTCAACACTTGAAGGAACCGTCTCTTGTCATAAAATAAATCACACATTATcacgaaattaaaaaaaatcacatataAATGAACATAAATTACCAAATTTTCCTCATATgcccaaattaccataatacccatAAAATGTAAATGCAGATATTACATTATTAAAATGTTCAACACTACCAAAGTTATCCCTAATTTAAAGTTCCATTTGGACCTGATTTGATCAAAGAAAAACTATCAATAGAAAAgtggtttatacatttttagaccatgtgttttgtctcattacatgtttggaccctgtattttcacaaattactttttggaccctgtgttttctaaaatagttcaaatagatccctaaacccaattttgatcaaagttttttgaactaaaatcacaaataatttatcaaactaataactcagaacaaaaatatagtcattctgcctaagaactgtgttgttatattcaattttttgttcatcaaaatcagtttaggggcctatttgaactattttacaaaatacagagtcaaaaaaataatttgttaaaacacagggtccaaacaggtaatgaagaaaaacacagggtctaaaaaggtataaacccatagaaaaaaagagaaggaaaatgatCAATAGAAAATgtagatattttattttattatcattattttcaAAGGTAGGGTTTGATGAGTAAGATATGATAGCATTAGATGTGAATaaaaaattttacaaaaaataataaggttttttttttgtcagtaaaaaaataataagttacttatttatatataagaataattgCTGATTTCTAAATTTTTATGTTATCTTCAATATGCATGAAGATATAAGATTTAAGTAAGATATCATAAAAttgtctttttttcttttcttttcttttcaattaGGACATAATTATCtaatatattacaaatattaatttatactatcaactttaaaaaaaatgctaTCTATCTAATTATATAATGAAATCACATAATAAAACCATCTCATATTATTAAAAGAGTAAATTCTATTACAAtttcattccattttttttttaaaagtcctCTTCCATT is a window of Humulus lupulus chromosome 4, drHumLupu1.1, whole genome shotgun sequence DNA encoding:
- the LOC133831661 gene encoding DEAD-box ATP-dependent RNA helicase 38-like, translating into MSDADSNAAAATTTIAATIAQPPTVTKSPVKETKRWADMEDEESNNPESSSNSEINIDNLKIDEDKKINKFLDEPEDSNIKAVVSGETPYTSAKTFEELELREELLKGLYVEMKFQKPSKIQAISLPMILTPPHKDLIAQAHNGSGKTTCFVLGMLSRVDPQLKAPQAICICPTRELAIQNLEVLLKMGRYSGISSECAVPMDSTNYISINKRPPVSSQIVIGTPGTIKKWMSAKKLGVSNVKILVFDEADHMLAEDGFKDDSLRIKKDIERSSPHCQVLLFSATFNETVKNFVSKIVKDYNQLFVKKEDLSLESVKQYKVFCPDEMTKIKIIKERIFDLGENLGQRIIFVRTRNSASMLHKQLVDDGYAVTTIQGANTPEERDKIVKEFKDGLTQVLISTDLLARGFDQQQINLVINYDLPIKYDTQEPDYEVYLHRIGRAGRFGRKGAVFNLICGDRDEATMRKIELYFQSEVTVVKNTDEDFEKALKQSGLL